One window of the Streptomyces sp. ITFR-21 genome contains the following:
- a CDS encoding M20 metallopeptidase family protein, whose product MASQQALRTAAADLAPQLTALRQRLHRHPEIGLELPRTQQTLLGELDGLGLEISTGKALSSITAVLRGPESARATVLLRADMDGLPVTEASGVAFASEIDGAMHACGHDLHMAMLVGAARLLSEHREALRGDVVFMFQPGEEGWDGAGLMIDEGVLDASGRRADAAYGMHVMAAKYPRRTFGTRPGTLMAASDWLGVTVHGRGGHGSAPHNGRDPVTAAAAMVTALQTMVTRRFDIFDPVVVTVGSFHAGTRRNIIPDTAHFDATIRTFSEPARERIRSEAPRLCAEIAAAHGMAAEVEYNDEYPATVNDAVHAEFARQVVTDVFGDAGYRGMAHPEAGAEDFSRVLDAVPGCYLMLGAATGDPAGSPDNHSPRATFDDAVLPLGALLHAELAVRSLARDDAAAAGSAGPAEGGRS is encoded by the coding sequence ATGGCTTCTCAGCAGGCCCTTCGCACAGCTGCGGCCGACCTCGCGCCGCAGCTCACGGCCTTGCGGCAGCGGTTGCACCGACATCCGGAGATCGGTCTGGAGCTTCCCAGGACCCAGCAGACGCTGCTGGGCGAACTCGACGGACTCGGTCTGGAGATCTCCACCGGCAAGGCACTCAGTTCGATCACCGCGGTCCTGCGCGGACCGGAATCCGCGCGAGCCACCGTACTGCTGCGGGCCGACATGGACGGGCTGCCGGTGACGGAGGCGAGCGGAGTCGCGTTCGCCAGCGAGATCGACGGGGCGATGCACGCCTGTGGCCACGATCTGCACATGGCCATGCTGGTGGGGGCCGCGCGCCTGCTGTCGGAGCACCGGGAGGCGCTGCGCGGGGATGTGGTCTTCATGTTCCAGCCCGGTGAGGAGGGCTGGGACGGCGCCGGCCTGATGATCGACGAGGGCGTACTCGACGCCTCCGGCCGGCGGGCCGACGCGGCGTACGGCATGCACGTGATGGCGGCGAAGTACCCGCGGCGGACCTTCGGGACCCGGCCCGGCACGCTGATGGCCGCCAGCGACTGGCTGGGGGTGACCGTGCACGGCCGGGGCGGCCACGGCTCCGCGCCGCACAACGGGCGCGACCCGGTGACCGCGGCGGCTGCCATGGTGACCGCGCTCCAGACCATGGTCACCCGGCGTTTCGACATCTTCGACCCGGTGGTGGTGACCGTCGGCTCCTTCCACGCCGGCACCCGGCGCAACATCATCCCCGACACCGCGCACTTCGACGCGACCATACGGACCTTCTCCGAGCCGGCCAGGGAGCGTATCCGCTCGGAGGCGCCGCGGCTGTGCGCGGAGATCGCCGCGGCCCATGGCATGGCGGCGGAGGTGGAGTACAACGACGAGTACCCGGCGACGGTCAACGACGCGGTGCACGCCGAGTTCGCCCGGCAGGTGGTCACCGACGTCTTCGGCGACGCCGGCTACCGGGGTATGGCGCATCCGGAGGCCGGGGCGGAGGACTTCTCCCGGGTGCTGGACGCGGTGCCCGGCTGCTACCTCATGCTCGGCGCGGCCACCGGTGACCCGGCGGGCAGCCCGGACAACCACAGCCCGCGCGCCACGTTCGACGACGCCGTGCTGCCCTTGGGCGCCCTGCTGCACGCCGAGCTGGCCGTCAGATCGCTCGCGCGGGACGACGCCGCGGCGGCCGGCTCCGCCGGACCGGCGGAAGGCGGCCGCTCATGA
- a CDS encoding metal-dependent hydrolase family protein → MTSVPNGRPVPRRTVLHGGSVFDGTGSAPVPADVVLADGRIVEVGTGLDGDDGVDISGQTVLPGFFDCHVHLTTAGVDVMRRINQPFSYEFFQAGRHLKATLDVGVTTVRDAGGADAGLREAVRDGLIEGPRTLLAISIIGQTGGHSDGLLRSGYDLRLSQPHPGRPSGLADGPDEMRRVVRQMIRAGADVIKVCSTGGVLSPDDDPRHAQFGRDELTVAVAEAEAAGLSVMSHAQGPVGIKNALLSGVRSIEHGIYLDDQAIELMLESGAWLVPTLSAPLAVIEAAAAGVQLAPSVVRKAVEVAEAHQDSVRRAALAGVRIAMGTDSGVGPHGDNLRELGLMAGCGMSPADVLHAATGSAAELCGLADVAGRVAPGLAADLVVVDGDPYELTGIADHVAQVWQGGRRVVRTTRTPSVPAANEMATANEESAHAR, encoded by the coding sequence ATGACCTCCGTACCCAACGGCCGGCCGGTGCCCCGCCGTACCGTGCTGCACGGCGGCTCCGTCTTCGACGGCACCGGCAGCGCCCCCGTCCCCGCCGACGTCGTGCTGGCCGACGGCCGCATCGTCGAGGTCGGCACCGGGCTCGACGGAGACGACGGCGTGGACATCAGCGGGCAGACGGTCCTGCCCGGCTTCTTCGACTGCCACGTCCACCTCACCACAGCCGGCGTCGACGTCATGCGCCGGATCAACCAGCCGTTCAGCTACGAGTTCTTCCAGGCCGGCCGGCATCTCAAGGCGACCCTGGACGTCGGCGTCACCACCGTGCGGGACGCCGGCGGCGCCGACGCCGGGCTGCGCGAGGCGGTGCGCGACGGGCTGATCGAGGGCCCCCGCACGCTGCTCGCGATCAGCATCATCGGCCAGACCGGCGGCCACAGCGACGGCCTGCTGCGGTCCGGTTACGACCTGCGCCTGTCGCAGCCGCACCCCGGCCGGCCCAGCGGTCTCGCCGACGGACCCGACGAGATGCGCCGGGTGGTCCGGCAGATGATCCGGGCCGGCGCCGACGTGATCAAGGTCTGCTCGACCGGCGGGGTGCTCTCTCCCGACGACGACCCGCGGCACGCCCAGTTCGGGCGGGACGAACTGACCGTAGCGGTGGCCGAGGCGGAGGCCGCGGGGCTCTCGGTGATGAGCCACGCCCAGGGGCCGGTGGGCATCAAGAACGCCCTGCTGTCCGGAGTCCGCTCCATCGAGCACGGCATCTACCTGGACGATCAGGCCATCGAGCTGATGCTGGAATCCGGCGCCTGGCTGGTGCCGACCCTGTCCGCCCCGCTGGCCGTCATCGAGGCCGCCGCTGCGGGCGTCCAGCTGGCCCCCTCGGTGGTGCGCAAGGCCGTCGAGGTCGCCGAGGCGCACCAGGACTCGGTGCGCAGGGCCGCGCTCGCCGGGGTCCGGATCGCCATGGGCACCGACAGCGGTGTCGGCCCGCACGGCGACAACCTGCGCGAACTGGGCCTGATGGCCGGCTGCGGGATGAGCCCGGCCGACGTGCTCCACGCCGCGACCGGCAGCGCCGCCGAACTGTGCGGCCTCGCGGACGTCGCCGGGCGCGTGGCACCGGGCCTCGCGGCCGATCTGGTGGTCGTCGACGGCGACCCGTACGAACTGACCGGCATAGCCGACCACGTCGCCCAGGTCTGGCAGGGCGGACGGCGGGTGGTCCGCACCACCCGCACCC